TCTCGGCGACCGGGACGATCAGCCGCAGCACGCCGTCGGTGTAGGACGCCTCGATCCGCTCGAGGTCGAGGTTGTCGCCCAGCACGAGCTGGCGGCTGAACGCGCCGCGCGGGCGCTCGGAGGCCAGCGGCTCCCAGTCGCCGTTGCGGGCGACGCGCTCGGCGCGCACGGTGAGCACGTTGCGCTCGACGTCGAGGTCGATGGTGTCGGCGTTGACGCCGGGCAGGTCGAACTCGATGACGAAGCGGTCACCCTCGCGCCAGGCGTCCATCGGCATCACCGCGGGACGGTTGGTCGTGCCCAGCAGCTGCTGGGTGAGCCGGTCGAGGTCACGGAAC
The sequence above is drawn from the Nocardioides sp. zg-1228 genome and encodes:
- a CDS encoding Hsp20/alpha crystallin family protein; this translates as MLLRTTDPFRDLDRLTQQLLGTTNRPAVMPMDAWREGDRFVIEFDLPGVNADTIDLDVERNVLTVRAERVARNGDWEPLASERPRGAFSRQLVLGDNLDLERIEASYTDGVLRLIVPVAEKAKPRKIEITQTGSGRGSEHAELSA